AGTCATGTTTGCTGGAGACCATTGATATTTTAAAGCGACCCTTGGGATGACTTCATTATCAAAATTTCTATTGAATTCGAATGGTTCAGCAAAAGCATTTACCTTTCTGTTAACTTTATATTCCAATAAATTACTACTCAATCCTAAAGTCAATTGCCAGTTTTCATAACCAATTTGAGTTTGCACAAAAAATAATTTGCGATCAATATTCAAGTCATCTGCAAAACGGATAGTATCTTTTTGTCCATTTACATTTCCATAGTTATTGGCGGAATTATCAGCATATTGCCATTCCAGGCCGGCATCCCATTGCCAATCCACATTTTGGAGGTTCATATCGTAAGTCCATTGATGACGCAAAGCCACTTCCCTGTTTTGGTCTTCTTTATAATCCAAGATAAAAGGATTTTGAAACCAGGTGTAAGTGCCAGCAACATGAGAAGTCTGACTTAAATTTTCTCCAAAAAAACTGGTGTAGCCTACTCCATAAAAAACAGTCTTTTGATCTATAGAGGAATTCTGTGGTTCACTTCCGGCTCTAGCTTGAGTAGGGTCTTCTTCAAATTGTTCCGCTGTTAAGCCTCCCGGGATTTCATAAAATAAATCATTATACAACACATGGAAATCTAGTTGATGGTTCTCATTGATTTGGAAGCGAGTAGAAAGCTGGTAATTTTGTCTACTCAAAGCATTATGATCTCTGTAGCCTTCATTTTGCTGTTGATCGACCGCATAAAAAGTAGTCCATTTTCCACTTTCTATTTGCCCTTTTGTACCTGCATTTAGCTGGCCAAAACTTCCCGCTGATAACTGAACTTGCAGTGGGCTTCCTTGCTCAGATGGGAAATTACTGATCTGCATTACCCCTCCCAATCCAGCACCAAAAAGACTTCCTGCTGGACCTTTCACTACTTCCAATTCTTGCATCTGGGTATTGCCCAATAGATTCAAAGCAGTTGAACCATTCGCTTCAGTAAAAGGCAAGCCATTCCAATACACTTTCACATCTCGAACACCAAAAGGCGATCGAATGGAACTACCTCTTATACTCACCCTGTAGCTTGAGACTGCTCTTTGCTCTAAATTAACACCTGGTAAGGTATTCCAAGCCATCACAGGATCATGAGGAGAAAAACGGTCTAATTCTTTGGGACTTAAATAGGCGATTGGAGCTGACTGCCTATTGATTTTTTCTCCTTTGCTAAAGCCGGTGACTGTAACTACCTCCAGGATAGAGTCATTTTGAATATCCTGAGACGAAACTGAAATTGAACTAGACAAAAAAACGACTATCAGCAATAAATGGATGCGCATAATATTATGTGGGTTAAGCTTGATGCCAATTAACAAGGCGAGCTGCTAAAAGTTAAGGAATTTACCAACTTCCACCTGCTCCACCACCACCTGTCATTCCCCCTCCGAAACCACCAAAACCACCGCCTCCTCCGAAGCCACCACCTCCAGAATTGAAGTCTCCGAAAGTACCTCCATGACTTCGGCCACTGCTGCCTAAAAGCATCATCAGAGTAATCATATCTAAACTACCACCTCCCATATGATGATTTCTTACTCTTCTTAATCGTGAAATAATAGTGATGATGATAAAAAAGAAAATTAAGAATGCACCAAGACCTATTCCTTTACCTGCATCATTATCAGCCAATTGATCTGCAGTATATTTACCAGAGGCCAAATCAAATATTACAGAAGTAGCCTCGTCCAAGCCTTGGTAGTAATTGCTATTTCGGAAAGCTGGTTTCATGTATTCGTTCACAATTGTACTTGCCGCACCATCAGGAACTACATCTTCCATACCATAGCCAGTATTAATAAACATTCGCTTATCTTCTATTGCCACTGTAATCAATAA
This is a stretch of genomic DNA from Marivirga harenae. It encodes these proteins:
- a CDS encoding TonB-dependent receptor, which gives rise to MRIHLLLIVVFLSSSISVSSQDIQNDSILEVVTVTGFSKGEKINRQSAPIAYLSPKELDRFSPHDPVMAWNTLPGVNLEQRAVSSYRVSIRGSSIRSPFGVRDVKVYWNGLPFTEANGSTALNLLGNTQMQELEVVKGPAGSLFGAGLGGVMQISNFPSEQGSPLQVQLSAGSFGQLNAGTKGQIESGKWTTFYAVDQQQNEGYRDHNALSRQNYQLSTRFQINENHQLDFHVLYNDLFYEIPGGLTAEQFEEDPTQARAGSEPQNSSIDQKTVFYGVGYTSFFGENLSQTSHVAGTYTWFQNPFILDYKEDQNREVALRHQWTYDMNLQNVDWQWDAGLEWQYADNSANNYGNVNGQKDTIRFADDLNIDRKLFFVQTQIGYENWQLTLGLSSNLLEYKVNRKVNAFAEPFEFNRNFDNEVIPRVALKYQWSPANMTFASLSEGFSSPTLDEIRTNEGSINRNLQAEKGRTYELGHKYYGRRVQLDATFFYSALRETITTYTNEDGVVLFQNAGATNQFGTEWGLNVKWYEKEQGFIGQINSRSSYNFYEFTFDDYQKREEDYSGNLLTGVPQHTFNQTLNFVMSERLNLNLHYRYVSATPLTDDNEILADPYHLLNANIDYQLPIKQKINFFAGTENIFDTTYSLGNDLNAFGGRFYQPAPGRNFYVGVKWKL
- a CDS encoding TPM domain-containing protein, whose protein sequence is MKNIYFSILAIFFVTSVFAQNEIPPRPNPPKLVNDLTQTLNSGEQQQLERKLRAYNDSTSTQVVILIVPTYGQYDPNQFGVEVFDNWKIGQAEKDNGLLITVAIEDKRMFINTGYGMEDVVPDGAASTIVNEYMKPAFRNSNYYQGLDEATSVIFDLASGKYTADQLADNDAGKGIGLGAFLIFFFIIITIISRLRRVRNHHMGGGSLDMITLMMLLGSSGRSHGGTFGDFNSGGGGFGGGGGFGGFGGGMTGGGGAGGSW